The following are encoded in a window of Sulfitobacter sp. S190 genomic DNA:
- the ubiB gene encoding 2-polyprenylphenol 6-hydroxylase, with protein sequence MRGPHNIWRLIRTGATLERTGAMNAVLDAFEAPKPVRLLARTLAIPFKPLGYKGDPKQPAATRALVALGPAYIKFGQILSTRPDVVGPDMALQLRVLQDKLPPFDIETAKAEVARELGQPVDTIFSEFSEPVAAASIAQVHRARLADTGEDVAVKVLRPGIEKAFRKDVDAFYLAARMVELFSPGSRRLRPMDVIEHFDGVVRGELDLRLESAAASEYAANTENDPGFELPAVKWDHSARRVMTLGWAEGIQIGDNDALDAAGHDRIELSERILALFLQHALRDGYFHGDMHQGNLKVAANGNIIALDFGIMGHIDEYTRRVYAEILYGFIRRDYQRVAEVHFEAGYVPADKNVDEFARALRAVGEPIFGMDASRISMGRLLAYLFEVTERFGMETRTELILLQRTMVVVEGVARSLNPQMNIWQVAAPIVTDYITKSIGPKAVISDLTRTARVLSRFGPRLPALVEAALIRQAETPEPAARPFKRWLMLSAVVGAGVASLLIALLDAIF encoded by the coding sequence GGAGCGTACCGGCGCGATGAACGCCGTGCTCGATGCATTCGAGGCGCCCAAACCCGTGCGCCTGCTGGCCCGCACGCTGGCGATCCCGTTCAAACCGCTCGGCTACAAGGGCGACCCGAAACAGCCCGCCGCGACACGTGCGCTGGTGGCCCTCGGCCCCGCCTACATCAAATTCGGGCAAATCCTGTCAACGCGGCCCGACGTGGTTGGCCCCGACATGGCGCTGCAATTGCGCGTGCTGCAGGACAAACTGCCCCCTTTCGACATTGAAACGGCCAAGGCCGAAGTGGCCCGTGAACTGGGCCAGCCCGTCGACACCATCTTTTCCGAATTCTCCGAACCCGTCGCCGCGGCTTCCATCGCACAGGTCCACCGCGCCCGTCTCGCCGACACGGGCGAAGACGTCGCGGTCAAGGTCTTGCGGCCCGGTATCGAAAAAGCCTTCCGCAAGGATGTGGACGCCTTCTATCTCGCCGCGCGTATGGTCGAACTCTTCTCGCCCGGCTCGCGCCGGTTGCGGCCGATGGACGTGATCGAACATTTCGATGGCGTGGTGCGCGGCGAACTCGATCTGCGTCTCGAATCCGCCGCCGCCTCCGAATATGCTGCCAACACCGAAAATGACCCCGGTTTCGAATTGCCCGCCGTCAAATGGGATCATTCGGCCCGGCGCGTCATGACCCTTGGCTGGGCCGAAGGCATTCAGATCGGCGACAACGACGCGCTCGATGCCGCGGGCCACGACCGGATCGAACTGTCCGAACGGATACTCGCGCTGTTCCTGCAGCACGCCCTACGCGACGGCTATTTCCACGGCGACATGCATCAGGGCAATCTCAAGGTCGCGGCGAATGGCAATATCATCGCGCTCGACTTCGGCATCATGGGGCACATCGACGAATACACCCGTCGCGTCTACGCCGAGATTCTCTACGGCTTCATCCGCCGCGACTACCAGCGGGTTGCCGAAGTCCACTTCGAAGCCGGATACGTGCCCGCCGACAAGAACGTCGATGAATTTGCCCGCGCCCTGCGTGCCGTGGGCGAGCCGATTTTCGGCATGGATGCCAGCCGCATTTCGATGGGCCGGCTGCTCGCCTATCTGTTCGAGGTCACCGAACGCTTCGGCATGGAAACCCGCACCGAACTGATCCTGTTGCAGCGCACGATGGTCGTGGTCGAAGGTGTCGCGCGGTCGCTCAATCCCCAGATGAACATCTGGCAGGTCGCAGCGCCCATCGTGACCGACTACATCACCAAATCCATCGGCCCGAAGGCGGTGATTTCCGATCTCACTCGCACGGCGCGCGTGCTGTCGCGATTCGGCCCGCGTCTGCCCGCCTTGGTCGAGGCGGCGTTGATCCGCCAGGCCGAAACACCCGAACCCGCGGCCAGACCGTTCAAGCGGTGGCTGATGCTGTCGGCGGTTGTCGGTGCCGGTGTCGCGTCGCTGCTGATCGCGCTG